The following coding sequences are from one Bacillus carboniphilus window:
- the fsa gene encoding fructose-6-phosphate aldolase, whose product MKFFIDTANLQEIKDANDLGVIAGVTTNPTLVAKEGVSFHERLKEITSIVSGSVSAEVIALDAEGMIQEGKELAGIAPNITIKVPMTAEGLKATHAFSKEGIKTNVTLIFSANQALLAARAGATYVSPFIGRLDDIGFNGLDLISDIHTIFQIHDIDSEIIAASVRHPQHVTEAALRGAHIATIPYKVIMQLLQHPLTDKGIDAFLKDWNSTFGDKA is encoded by the coding sequence ATGAAGTTCTTTATTGATACGGCAAACCTACAAGAGATTAAAGATGCAAACGATTTAGGTGTTATTGCGGGAGTGACAACAAATCCTACACTTGTGGCAAAAGAAGGCGTTTCTTTTCACGAAAGGCTAAAAGAAATCACTAGTATTGTGAGTGGTTCCGTAAGTGCTGAAGTCATTGCTCTTGATGCAGAAGGTATGATTCAAGAAGGAAAAGAACTAGCTGGTATTGCACCGAACATCACTATTAAAGTCCCTATGACAGCTGAAGGATTAAAAGCAACCCATGCTTTTTCAAAAGAAGGAATTAAAACAAATGTAACCCTCATCTTTAGTGCCAACCAAGCCCTACTTGCAGCAAGAGCAGGTGCAACCTATGTTTCCCCGTTTATCGGAAGACTGGATGATATTGGATTTAATGGGCTCGATCTCATCTCTGATATCCATACCATTTTCCAAATACATGATATCGATTCAGAAATTATTGCAGCTTCTGTCAGACATCCTCAACATGTAACAGAGGCAGCTCTTAGAGGCGCCCATATTGCAACCATCCCGTATAAGGTGATCATGCAGTTACTCCAGCATCCGTTAACAGATAAAGGAATTGACGCTTTCTTAAAAGATTGGAATAGTACCTTCGGAGATAAAGCCTAG